The following nucleotide sequence is from Streptomyces xiamenensis.
GAGATGCGCAAGGTCGCCAAGAGCGAGGTGCGCGAACGGGTCGCCCGCGCGCTGGACCTGGTCCGTCTGGGCCACCTCGGCGGGCGCCGCGCCTCCCAGCTCTCCGGCGGCCAGCAGCAGCGTGTCGCGCTGGCCCGGGCCCTGGTCATCGAGCCGGACGTGCTGCTGCTCGACGAGCCGCTGTCCAACCTCGACGCCCAGCTGCGCGGCGCGATGCGCGACGAGATCCGCCGCATCCACCAGGAGACCCGTATCACCACCGTGTTCGTCACCCACGACCAGCGCGAGGCGCTGTCGATGGCGGACCGGGTCGCCGTCATGAACGCCGGCCGCATCGAGCAGCTGGGCACCCCCGAGGACGTGTACGAGCGGCCCTCGGGACGGTTCACCGCCGAATTCGTCGGCCGCGCCAACCTGGTGGCCGGTACGGTCACCGGCCAGGACAGCAACGGCGCCGAGGTCGCCGTCCCGGGCCTTGGCACCGTCCGGGCCGCCGGCAGCGCGGTGACGCCCGACGGCCGGGCCACCGTCATGCTCCGCCCGCACCGCGTCACCCTGCGCCCCGCCGGTGCGGACGGCCGCGCCGGGGGCCCGCGCGGCACGGTCCTCTCCGCCGGCTACAGCGGAGAGGTCATCTCCTACCGGGTCCGTACGGCGGACGGCGGCCCGGAGCTGGAGGTCGAGCAGCCGGCCGGCGCGGGCGGGACCTTCGGGCCCGGCACCGAGGTCGCCCTCGGCTGGGACGCCGCCGCGCCCCGCCTGGTGGCCGACAACCAGGACGCCGCGTGACCGCCATCTCCCCCGCGCCCTCCGCCGAGACCCCCACCAGCGACGCACCACCGGCCCCCGCCGGCCGCCGGTGGCACCGCCGCCCTGCGCTGTGGCTGCTGGCACCCGGGGCGCTCGCGCTGCTCCTCACCTACGCCCTGCCGCTGGTGTGGGTGGTGCGCATGGCGCTCAACCAGCCGCTGCCGGGCGGCGCCATCCTCCAGACGCTCACGCTGTCCACCTTCACCGATGTCCTGACCAGCGCCCACTACTGGAACGTCATCGGGCAGACCCTCCAGCTGGGGCTGCTCACCACGGTGTTCACCCTGCTGCTCGCCTACCCGGTGGCGCTCTTCCTGGCCCGCACCACCAGCCGGTGGCGCAGCCTGCTGTTCGCGCTGGCCGTCGCGCCGCTGCTGATCTCCTCGGTGGCCCGCACCTTCGGCTGGATGGCCATCCTCGGCAACCAGGGCGTCATCAACAAGACGCTGCTGGCCATCGGGGTGATCGACGACCCGGTGCGGCTGGCCAACAACATGACCGGCGTGGTGATCGCCTCCACCGAGATCTACATGCCGTTCGCGATCCTGGCGATGCTCGCCGGATTCGGCCGCCTGGACCCCGAACTGGAGCGGGCCGCCGCCTCACTGGGCGCGAACCGGCTGTCGGTGTTGCGCCGGGTGGTGCTGCCGCTGACCGCGCCCGGGGTGATC
It contains:
- a CDS encoding ABC transporter ATP-binding protein encodes the protein MADQQPAVTEQTADTAPPAAGRTDYLRLRALTKVFPGRSTPAGAAVAGIDLTVAHGEMLAVLGPSGCGKSTTLRMIAGLIEPSGGTVEVGGRDITRLPAHRRDMGVVFQSYALFPHLDVARNVAFGLEMRKVAKSEVRERVARALDLVRLGHLGGRRASQLSGGQQQRVALARALVIEPDVLLLDEPLSNLDAQLRGAMRDEIRRIHQETRITTVFVTHDQREALSMADRVAVMNAGRIEQLGTPEDVYERPSGRFTAEFVGRANLVAGTVTGQDSNGAEVAVPGLGTVRAAGSAVTPDGRATVMLRPHRVTLRPAGADGRAGGPRGTVLSAGYSGEVISYRVRTADGGPELEVEQPAGAGGTFGPGTEVALGWDAAAPRLVADNQDAA
- a CDS encoding ABC transporter permease gives rise to the protein MTAISPAPSAETPTSDAPPAPAGRRWHRRPALWLLAPGALALLLTYALPLVWVVRMALNQPLPGGAILQTLTLSTFTDVLTSAHYWNVIGQTLQLGLLTTVFTLLLAYPVALFLARTTSRWRSLLFALAVAPLLISSVARTFGWMAILGNQGVINKTLLAIGVIDDPVRLANNMTGVVIASTEIYMPFAILAMLAGFGRLDPELERAAASLGANRLSVLRRVVLPLTAPGVITASLLVFVLSLSGYVTPRLIGGGRVFVLATEIYDEAMNSLNWPVAAVLSVLLLMLFGLVVALHLWAQRVLEARITGRERKAS